The following are encoded in a window of uncultured Pseudomonas sp. genomic DNA:
- a CDS encoding sodium-dependent bicarbonate transport family permease, translating into MSLDPVVLFFVFGLAAGLLKSELKLPPALYETLSIMLLLAIGLHGGVELAEQASWQLLGQAALVLLLGVALPLLAFAVLRGLGFDRVNAAAVAAHYGSVSAGTFAVVVAYMLARGIEFESYMPLFVAILEIPAILVGILLAKGLARDTDWGELGREIFLGKSIMLLLGGLIIGAIAGKEAIKPLEPLYTSMFKPVLAFFLLEMGLIASGQLGALKQFGLRLLGFALLMPLLGALIGALLARFMELSLGGTAVLATLAASASYIAVPAALRLALPQANPSLSLTASLGITFPFNILFGIPLYLMLAEQLIAWGL; encoded by the coding sequence GTGAGTCTGGATCCGGTAGTGCTGTTTTTTGTCTTCGGTCTCGCGGCTGGCTTGCTGAAAAGCGAGTTGAAGCTCCCGCCTGCGCTCTATGAAACCCTGTCGATCATGCTGTTGCTGGCCATTGGTCTGCACGGCGGCGTGGAACTGGCCGAACAAGCCAGCTGGCAGTTACTCGGGCAGGCGGCGCTGGTGCTGTTACTGGGCGTGGCGTTACCCCTGCTGGCCTTTGCCGTGTTGCGCGGCCTGGGTTTTGACCGGGTCAACGCGGCAGCCGTGGCGGCGCACTATGGCTCGGTCAGCGCCGGTACTTTTGCCGTGGTGGTGGCCTACATGCTGGCCAGGGGCATCGAGTTTGAAAGTTACATGCCGCTGTTTGTGGCGATTCTCGAAATCCCGGCGATTCTGGTCGGCATCCTCCTGGCCAAAGGGCTGGCGCGCGATACCGACTGGGGTGAGCTGGGCCGGGAGATCTTCCTCGGCAAGAGCATCATGTTGTTGCTCGGTGGCCTGATCATTGGCGCGATCGCCGGCAAAGAGGCAATCAAGCCGCTGGAGCCGCTGTACACCAGCATGTTTAAACCGGTGCTGGCGTTCTTCCTGCTGGAAATGGGCCTGATTGCCTCCGGGCAACTCGGCGCGCTGAAACAGTTCGGCCTGCGCCTGCTCGGCTTCGCCTTGCTGATGCCGCTGCTGGGTGCGTTGATTGGTGCATTGCTCGCGCGCTTTATGGAGTTGTCGCTGGGCGGTACTGCGGTGCTGGCGACGCTGGCCGCTTCGGCCTCATATATCGCGGTGCCGGCGGCGCTGCGTCTGGCCCTGCCGCAAGCCAACCCATCGCTGTCGCTGACCGCCTCACTGGGTATAACCTTTCCCTTCAACATCCTGTTTGGCATCCCGCTGTACCTGATGCTGGCCGAACAGCTCATTGCCTGGGGGCTCTGA
- a CDS encoding DUF3240 family protein: MNAHTRTLLTVICEAALEKKLVTDLQTLGAPGWTISDARGRGARGVRSAGWETEGNIRLEVICARDVAERIAEHLQARYYADFAMVCYLAQVEVLRQEKF, encoded by the coding sequence ATGAACGCACACACGCGCACCCTGCTCACCGTGATTTGCGAAGCGGCGCTGGAGAAAAAACTGGTCACCGACTTGCAGACCCTCGGTGCTCCCGGCTGGACCATTTCCGACGCCCGTGGCCGTGGTGCCCGCGGCGTGCGCAGCGCGGGTTGGGAGACCGAGGGCAATATCCGTCTGGAAGTCATCTGCGCGCGGGATGTGGCCGAGCGGATCGCCGAGCATTTGCAGGCGCGTTACTACGCCGATTTCGCCATGGTGTGCTACCTGGCGCAGGTGGAAGTGCTGCGCCAGGAAAAATTTTGA
- the glsB gene encoding glutaminase B: MQALLNEILDEVRPLIGQGKVADYIPALADVPANQLGIAVYSNEGELFCAGDADTAFSVQSISKVFSLVQAIQHSGEAIWQRLGHEPSGQPFNSLVQLEFERGRPRNPFINAGALVICDINQSRFAAPVLSMRDFVRRLAGNPEVSVDSKVADSEYQYRARNAAAAYLMQSFGNFHNDVEAVLRSYFSYCALRMSCVDLARAFCFLANDGFCQHSGAQILSARQSKQINAIMATSGLYDEAGNFAYRVGLPGKSGVGGGIVAVVPGRFSVCVWSPELNAAGNSLAGIKALELLSERIGWSVF, encoded by the coding sequence ATGCAAGCGTTGCTGAATGAAATTCTCGATGAGGTACGTCCGTTAATCGGCCAGGGCAAGGTGGCCGATTACATCCCGGCGCTCGCCGATGTGCCGGCCAACCAGCTGGGCATTGCGGTGTACAGCAACGAGGGTGAGCTGTTTTGTGCCGGCGACGCCGATACGGCGTTTTCCGTGCAGAGCATTTCCAAGGTATTCAGCCTGGTGCAGGCCATTCAGCATTCCGGCGAAGCCATCTGGCAGCGCCTGGGTCACGAGCCCTCTGGTCAGCCGTTCAACTCGCTGGTGCAGCTGGAGTTCGAGCGTGGCCGCCCGCGCAATCCGTTTATCAATGCCGGAGCCCTGGTGATTTGCGACATCAACCAGTCGCGCTTTGCCGCGCCGGTGTTGTCGATGCGCGACTTTGTCCGACGCCTGGCCGGTAATCCCGAGGTGTCGGTGGATAGCAAGGTGGCTGACTCGGAATACCAATACCGGGCGCGTAACGCGGCGGCAGCTTACCTGATGCAGTCCTTTGGCAATTTCCATAACGACGTGGAAGCGGTGCTGCGCAGCTATTTCAGTTACTGCGCGCTGCGCATGAGCTGTGTCGACCTGGCGCGGGCGTTTTGCTTTTTGGCCAATGACGGCTTCTGTCAACACAGCGGCGCGCAGATTCTCAGCGCGCGGCAGAGCAAACAGATCAACGCAATCATGGCCACCAGCGGCCTGTATGACGAGGCCGGCAACTTTGCTTATCGCGTCGGTTTGCCGGGCAAGAGTGGCGTCGGCGGTGGCATCGTCGCGGTGGTGCCGGGACGCTTTAGTGTTTGCGTGTGGTCACCGGAACTAAACGCTGCCGGTAACTCGCTTGCGGGCATCAAGGCGCTCGAACTGCTGAGCGAGCGGATTGGCTGGTCAGTGTTCTAG
- a CDS encoding 8-oxoguanine deaminase gives MAATRTWIKNPLAIFTANSLDATGGLVIEHGVIVELLKAGQQPSLPCEQTFDAREHVVLPGLINTHHHFYQTLTRAWGPVVNQPLFPWLKTLYPVWARLTPEKLALASKVALAELLLSGCSTAADHHYLFPGGLENAIDVQVEAVRELGMRAMLTRGSMSLGEADGGLPPQQTVQQGEVILADSQRLIRQYHQRGDGAQIQIALAPCSPFSVTQDIMRQSAELAEKLDVRLHTHLAETLDEEDFCLQRFGLRTVDYLDSVGWLSSRTWLAHGIHFNPDEIQRLGAAGTGICHCPSSNMRLASGICPTLDLQAAGAPIGLGVDGSASNDASNMILEARQALYIQRLRYGAEKITPELVLGWASKGSAKLLGRSDIGELAVGKQADLALFKLDELRFSGSHEPISALLLCGADKADRMMIGGQWRVIDGQIEGLDVAQLIADHRQAAKELIAG, from the coding sequence ATGGCTGCTACCCGTACCTGGATCAAAAACCCCCTCGCTATTTTCACCGCCAACAGCCTCGACGCCACCGGCGGCCTGGTGATTGAACATGGGGTGATAGTCGAACTGCTCAAGGCCGGCCAACAACCGTCCTTGCCCTGCGAGCAAACCTTCGACGCCCGCGAGCATGTGGTGCTGCCCGGGCTGATCAACACCCACCATCACTTCTACCAAACCCTCACCCGCGCCTGGGGCCCGGTGGTCAACCAACCACTATTTCCCTGGCTGAAAACCCTCTACCCGGTATGGGCACGCCTGACCCCGGAGAAGCTAGCCCTGGCCAGTAAAGTCGCCCTGGCCGAACTGTTGCTGTCCGGCTGCAGCACCGCCGCCGATCACCATTACCTGTTCCCCGGCGGCCTGGAAAACGCCATCGACGTGCAGGTCGAGGCAGTGCGCGAGCTGGGCATGCGCGCCATGCTCACCCGCGGCTCGATGAGCCTGGGTGAAGCCGATGGCGGTCTGCCGCCACAACAAACCGTACAGCAAGGTGAGGTGATTCTGGCTGACAGCCAGCGCTTGATTCGCCAATACCATCAGCGTGGCGACGGCGCGCAGATCCAGATCGCCCTGGCACCCTGCTCGCCCTTCTCGGTGACTCAGGACATCATGCGCCAGAGCGCCGAGCTGGCTGAAAAACTCGACGTGCGCCTGCACACCCACCTGGCGGAAACCCTCGACGAAGAGGACTTCTGCCTGCAGCGCTTCGGCCTGCGCACCGTGGATTATCTGGACAGCGTCGGCTGGCTCAGCTCACGCACCTGGCTGGCCCACGGCATCCACTTCAACCCGGATGAAATCCAACGCCTGGGCGCGGCCGGCACCGGTATTTGCCATTGCCCAAGCTCGAACATGCGCCTGGCCTCGGGCATCTGCCCGACCCTCGACCTACAAGCCGCCGGCGCGCCGATCGGCCTCGGCGTCGATGGCTCGGCCTCTAACGATGCCTCCAATATGATCCTCGAAGCGCGCCAAGCCCTGTATATCCAGCGCCTGCGCTACGGTGCCGAGAAGATCACCCCGGAACTGGTACTGGGCTGGGCCAGCAAAGGCTCGGCCAAACTGCTGGGACGCAGCGATATCGGCGAACTGGCGGTGGGCAAACAGGCCGACCTGGCCTTGTTCAAGCTGGATGAGTTGCGCTTCTCCGGCAGCCACGAGCCGATCTCCGCCCTGCTGCTGTGCGGCGCGGACAAGGCCGACCGAATGATGATCGGCGGCCAGTGGCGGGTGATCGACGGGCAAATTGAAGGCCTGGATGTAGCGCAGCTGATCGCCGACCACCGTCAGGCTGCCAAGGAGCTGATCGCCGGCTGA
- a CDS encoding GNAT family N-acetyltransferase, which yields MSIRIPVEIRPITSADHAAWLPLWQSYQRFYMTEIAAATSDTTWQRFLDPAEPMHAALAWHEGKAIGLVHWIYHRSTWTSGDYCYLQDLFIAKDVRSSGAGRKLIEHVYQQAKAEGCSRTYWLTHESNSKAMLLYERIAERSGFLQYRKLLS from the coding sequence ATGTCGATTCGCATTCCCGTCGAGATCCGCCCCATCACCAGCGCCGACCATGCTGCCTGGCTGCCTCTGTGGCAGAGCTATCAGCGCTTCTATATGACCGAGATTGCCGCCGCCACCAGCGACACCACCTGGCAACGCTTCCTCGACCCCGCCGAGCCGATGCACGCGGCGCTGGCCTGGCACGAGGGCAAAGCCATCGGCCTGGTGCACTGGATCTACCACCGCTCGACCTGGACCAGCGGTGACTACTGCTACCTGCAGGACCTGTTTATCGCCAAGGATGTGCGCAGCAGCGGTGCCGGGCGCAAGCTGATTGAGCACGTCTACCAGCAAGCCAAGGCCGAAGGCTGCTCGCGCACCTACTGGCTGACCCATGAGAGCAACAGCAAAGCCATGCTGTTGTATGAACGTATCGCCGAACGCTCGGGTTTTTTGCAGTACCGTAAACTGCTCAGCTAA
- a CDS encoding asparaginase, with protein sequence MGCRKLLVLYTGGTIGMQMSATGLAPASGFEARLRSQQAQEAQPLPQWTFRELLPPIDSANMNQHNWLAMVAAIRAGVEQDGCDGVLLLHGTDTLAYSAAALSFLLLGLPVPVVLSGSMLPAGAEGSDAWDNLFGAMRALQAGVTPGVQLYFNGALLHGARVSKLRSDAFDAFHVLPRQRHSARAKSLPARIDYRQPRQPVNLAVLPFYPGIQASHVHALLNSGVQGLLLECYGSGTGPADDAELLGVLKAAHDRGVVLAAISQCPHGHVEFGVYAAGSQLANAGLISAGGMTREAALGKLFALLGAGLSQSEVEHWFALDVCGERAD encoded by the coding sequence ATGGGTTGTAGAAAACTCCTGGTGCTTTATACCGGCGGCACCATCGGTATGCAGATGAGCGCCACCGGCCTGGCCCCGGCGTCCGGCTTCGAGGCGCGCCTGCGCAGCCAGCAAGCGCAGGAAGCCCAGCCACTGCCGCAATGGACCTTCCGCGAGCTGCTGCCACCGATCGACAGCGCCAATATGAACCAGCACAACTGGCTGGCGATGGTCGCGGCGATTCGCGCCGGCGTCGAGCAGGACGGTTGCGATGGCGTGCTGCTGCTGCACGGCACCGACACCCTGGCCTACAGCGCCGCCGCCCTGAGCTTCCTATTACTCGGCCTGCCGGTACCGGTAGTGCTCAGCGGCTCAATGCTCCCGGCCGGCGCCGAAGGCAGCGATGCCTGGGACAATCTATTCGGTGCCATGCGCGCGCTGCAGGCGGGTGTTACGCCGGGCGTGCAGCTGTACTTCAATGGCGCACTGCTGCACGGCGCGCGGGTCAGCAAGCTGCGCAGCGACGCCTTCGACGCCTTCCACGTGCTACCGCGCCAGCGCCACAGCGCACGGGCCAAAAGCCTCCCGGCGCGCATTGACTACCGCCAGCCGCGCCAGCCGGTCAACCTCGCCGTATTGCCGTTTTACCCTGGCATCCAAGCGAGCCACGTCCACGCATTACTCAACAGCGGCGTGCAGGGCTTATTGTTGGAGTGCTACGGCAGCGGCACCGGCCCAGCGGATGACGCCGAACTGCTCGGCGTGCTCAAAGCTGCGCATGATCGCGGTGTGGTACTGGCGGCGATCAGCCAATGTCCACACGGACATGTCGAGTTCGGGGTGTATGCTGCAGGTAGTCAATTGGCCAACGCCGGGTTGATCTCCGCCGGTGGTATGACTCGCGAGGCGGCGCTGGGCAAGCTGTTCGCCCTGCTCGGTGCGGGTCTTAGCCAGAGCGAAGTGGAACACTGGTTTGCCCTGGATGTCTGTGGTGAACGCGCCGATTGA
- a CDS encoding alanine/glycine:cation symporter family protein, giving the protein MLDILNDLIWSKLLIVMLIGLGLYFTIASRFVQFRYFGSMFRIFAEAFQRQPGQLSSFQALMLSVAGRVGAGNIAGVSVAIMLGGPGAIFWMWIVALVGMATSYFECSLAQLYKRREDDGTYRGGPAFYIEHGLGQRWLGIVVSILLLVTFGFGFNAVQSFTVASSMHDTFGMPTYVSGLILTAVIGLIIFGGIKRIAKFADVLVPVMAFAYIAMALFVIGSNVEAIPATLKLIVNSAFGLEPAFAGGIGAAIIMGVKRGLFSNEAGLGSAPNVAAVAEVKHPVAQGIVQSLSVFIDTIILCSCTALIILLSGVYQPGMDMAGVVLTQTAVASVVGEWGRVFVTVALLMFVFTTLIYNYYLGENALGFFSKKRAPVMVYRVLVVALVLWGSVQDLGTVFAFADVTMGLLAITNLVALALLFKVGMRLMRDYDSQIKAGVASPVLDAKNFADLDLDPAVWAANSQNAAPQADIGNSVHQR; this is encoded by the coding sequence ATGCTCGATATTCTCAATGACCTGATCTGGAGCAAGCTGCTGATCGTGATGCTGATCGGCCTTGGTCTGTACTTCACCATCGCCTCGCGCTTCGTCCAGTTCCGCTACTTCGGCAGCATGTTCCGCATCTTCGCCGAAGCCTTCCAGCGCCAGCCCGGCCAGCTCAGCTCGTTCCAGGCGCTGATGCTCTCGGTCGCCGGCCGCGTGGGTGCCGGCAACATCGCCGGTGTCTCGGTGGCGATCATGCTCGGTGGCCCGGGCGCGATCTTCTGGATGTGGATCGTGGCGCTGGTCGGCATGGCCACCAGCTACTTCGAGTGCTCCCTGGCGCAGCTGTACAAGCGCCGTGAAGACGACGGCACCTACCGTGGTGGCCCGGCCTTCTACATCGAGCACGGTCTCGGCCAGCGCTGGTTGGGCATCGTCGTGTCGATTCTGCTGCTGGTGACCTTCGGTTTCGGCTTCAACGCCGTGCAATCGTTCACCGTGGCCAGCTCGATGCATGACACCTTCGGCATGCCGACCTATGTCAGCGGTCTGATCCTCACCGCGGTGATCGGCCTGATCATCTTCGGCGGCATCAAGCGCATCGCCAAGTTCGCCGACGTGCTGGTACCGGTGATGGCATTTGCCTACATCGCCATGGCCCTGTTCGTGATCGGCAGCAACGTCGAGGCCATCCCGGCCACCTTGAAGCTGATCGTCAACAGTGCCTTCGGCCTGGAACCGGCATTTGCCGGCGGTATCGGCGCAGCGATCATCATGGGCGTGAAGCGCGGCCTGTTCTCCAACGAAGCCGGTCTGGGCAGTGCGCCGAACGTCGCCGCCGTGGCCGAGGTCAAGCACCCAGTGGCCCAGGGCATCGTGCAGTCGCTGAGCGTGTTTATCGACACCATCATCCTGTGCAGCTGCACGGCGTTGATCATCCTGCTGTCGGGCGTCTATCAGCCGGGCATGGACATGGCCGGCGTGGTGCTGACCCAAACTGCCGTCGCCAGCGTGGTCGGTGAATGGGGCCGAGTGTTCGTCACCGTCGCCCTGTTGATGTTCGTGTTCACCACCCTGATCTACAACTACTACCTCGGTGAAAACGCCCTGGGCTTCTTCAGCAAGAAGCGCGCGCCGGTGATGGTCTACCGCGTGCTGGTAGTGGCTCTGGTACTGTGGGGCTCGGTTCAGGACCTGGGCACCGTGTTCGCCTTCGCCGACGTGACCATGGGCCTGCTGGCCATTACCAACCTGGTCGCCCTGGCGCTGCTGTTCAAGGTTGGTATGCGCCTGATGCGCGACTACGACAGCCAAATCAAGGCAGGCGTGGCGTCACCGGTACTGGATGCGAAGAATTTCGCCGACCTGGACCTCGACCCAGCCGTCTGGGCGGCTAACTCGCAGAATGCCGCGCCCCAAGCGGACATCGGCAACAGCGTGCATCAGCGCTAA
- a CDS encoding helix-turn-helix transcriptional regulator, which translates to MSDHLGPNLKLLCSHYRSIAEVCRKLTINRAQFNKYLSGQSRPTAYNLKRICDFFGVEAYELSLPAEQFADLIGVRSGSQDARVSSDPLLEFFQPLGEHSSSLSRYCGYYFEYSNCMSVPGQILLSLVQLREERGSFLFERQERQEPSRADSGKAEDWVRCRYLGAAFFLQDRLFLVDYESLTGNEMTQTILIPSFKSRITRLNGLKTGVSSGDLRTPACTRVVWEFLGNDINRVNAYRQVMLYSPDDPRIDPDIRQRLSGAQIRNGLFEIE; encoded by the coding sequence ATGTCCGATCACCTAGGGCCCAACCTAAAGCTGCTCTGCAGCCATTACCGCTCGATCGCCGAGGTGTGCCGCAAGCTCACGATCAATCGCGCCCAATTCAACAAGTACCTCAGTGGGCAGAGCCGGCCGACGGCCTACAACCTTAAACGTATCTGTGATTTTTTCGGGGTTGAGGCCTACGAGTTGAGCCTGCCTGCCGAGCAATTTGCCGACTTGATTGGTGTCCGCAGCGGTAGCCAGGACGCGCGGGTAAGCAGTGATCCCTTGCTGGAGTTTTTTCAGCCCCTGGGCGAGCACTCCAGCAGCTTGTCGCGCTACTGCGGCTATTACTTCGAGTACTCCAATTGCATGTCCGTGCCGGGGCAGATTCTGTTGTCGCTGGTACAACTGCGCGAGGAGCGCGGCAGTTTTCTGTTCGAGCGCCAAGAGCGCCAGGAGCCCTCGCGCGCCGACAGTGGCAAGGCGGAAGACTGGGTACGTTGCCGCTACCTGGGCGCGGCGTTTTTCCTGCAGGACCGGCTGTTCCTGGTCGACTACGAGTCGCTGACCGGCAATGAAATGACCCAGACCATTTTGATTCCCAGCTTTAAAAGCCGCATTACTCGTCTTAACGGCCTGAAAACCGGCGTGTCCAGCGGCGACCTGCGCACGCCTGCGTGCACCCGGGTGGTCTGGGAGTTTCTCGGCAATGACATCAACCGGGTAAATGCCTACCGTCAGGTCATGCTCTACAGCCCGGATGACCCGCGCATCGACCCCGACATCCGCCAGCGCCTGAGCGGCGCGCAGATCCGTAATGGTTTGTTCGAGATCGAGTGA
- a CDS encoding FMN-binding negative transcriptional regulator, with the protein MYTPPAFRQNDLAQLHQQISACPLATLINQGANGLLASHLPLLLAADEGEFGTLYGHFARANPHWRELEQGETLVIFQGPQAYVSPSWYPSKAEHGKAVPTWNYIAVHAHGQATLIEDSEGLLQLVSRLSAQHEAGRERPWAVSDAPPDYIDTMLRAIVGFALPIQRIEGQWKLSQNRTAVDREGVREGLNASPVAADRALAERLND; encoded by the coding sequence ATGTACACGCCACCTGCATTCCGCCAAAACGACCTCGCCCAGTTGCACCAGCAGATCAGCGCCTGTCCACTGGCGACGCTGATAAACCAGGGCGCAAACGGCCTGCTGGCCAGCCACCTGCCGCTACTGTTGGCCGCCGACGAGGGCGAATTCGGCACCCTCTATGGCCACTTCGCTCGGGCCAACCCGCACTGGCGCGAGCTTGAGCAGGGCGAAACTCTGGTGATTTTTCAGGGACCACAGGCCTATGTCAGCCCGAGCTGGTACCCGAGCAAGGCCGAACACGGCAAAGCGGTGCCCACCTGGAACTACATCGCCGTGCACGCACATGGTCAGGCGACGCTTATTGAGGATAGCGAGGGGCTGCTGCAACTGGTCAGCCGCCTGAGCGCACAGCATGAGGCCGGACGCGAGCGCCCCTGGGCGGTCAGTGATGCGCCGCCGGACTATATCGACACGATGCTGCGCGCCATCGTTGGCTTCGCCCTGCCAATCCAGCGTATTGAGGGGCAATGGAAGCTTAGCCAGAACCGCACGGCCGTCGACCGCGAAGGGGTGCGTGAGGGCCTCAACGCCAGCCCTGTCGCCGCAGATCGTGCTCTCGCCGAACGACTGAACGACTGA
- a CDS encoding mechanosensitive ion channel family protein: MTFSIKPSRNTLLALALLSALLPGQALLAQSEDAALAEPVVMEIEPEAAERDEKIQARIENIFAELEPLRNVTVYVGEGVVILRGEVANEQAAQQAQRLANRLAGVVTVTDEMSRTLAVADNVRPVIERIQTQSLNFIKALPLLGLALLVLVAFILLGSFLARQKALWRKLAPNPFLADLLAQATRVVILLLGIILALNLLGAAAVITTILGGAGVIGLAIGFAVRDTVENYISSVMLSLRQPFRAKDHVIINDIEGIVVRLTSRATILMTLDGNHMRIPNAAVFKGIILNYSTNPERRFEFELGVDADDDPVAGMQAGLDAIRSLDFILQDPEPDALINTVGDSNIVLTFYAWIDQRQTNFAKARSLAIRAAMRALAEQGFTLPEPIYRLRFDSEVNTALFAALDATHVGIAPAASRTVKEQRPASQVERADDVLDVTPDKHLEQKVDAEIQSERGNDLLDKDVPQE; encoded by the coding sequence ATGACGTTTTCCATCAAGCCCTCGCGCAATACCCTGCTGGCATTGGCTCTGCTAAGTGCTTTATTGCCTGGCCAAGCCCTCTTGGCCCAGAGCGAAGACGCGGCGCTGGCCGAGCCAGTCGTGATGGAGATCGAGCCAGAAGCGGCCGAGCGTGATGAGAAGATTCAGGCACGTATCGAGAACATTTTTGCCGAACTGGAGCCCCTGCGTAACGTCACCGTGTATGTCGGTGAAGGCGTGGTCATCCTGCGCGGCGAGGTGGCCAATGAGCAGGCGGCGCAACAAGCCCAGCGCCTGGCGAACCGGCTCGCCGGGGTGGTCACGGTAACCGATGAGATGAGCCGGACGCTGGCCGTGGCCGATAACGTGCGGCCGGTGATCGAGCGCATCCAAACGCAAAGCCTGAATTTTATTAAAGCCCTGCCGTTGCTTGGCCTGGCGCTGCTGGTATTAGTCGCCTTCATCTTGCTGGGTAGCTTCCTCGCACGGCAGAAAGCGCTGTGGCGAAAACTGGCACCCAACCCCTTTCTCGCCGATTTGCTGGCGCAAGCGACCCGCGTGGTCATCCTGCTGTTGGGGATTATCCTGGCGCTCAATTTGCTCGGCGCGGCGGCGGTGATCACCACGATCCTCGGCGGTGCAGGCGTGATCGGCCTGGCCATTGGCTTTGCCGTGCGCGACACGGTGGAGAACTACATCTCCAGCGTGATGCTGAGCCTGCGCCAGCCGTTCCGCGCCAAGGATCACGTGATCATCAATGACATCGAGGGCATCGTCGTGCGCCTGACCTCGCGCGCCACAATCTTGATGACCCTCGACGGTAACCACATGCGCATCCCCAATGCGGCGGTGTTCAAGGGCATCATCCTCAATTACTCGACCAACCCGGAGCGGCGCTTTGAGTTTGAACTCGGCGTGGATGCCGATGATGACCCCGTGGCCGGCATGCAGGCCGGTTTGGACGCCATTCGCAGCCTCGACTTTATCCTGCAAGACCCCGAGCCCGATGCGCTGATCAACACGGTGGGCGATTCCAACATCGTGCTGACCTTCTACGCCTGGATCGACCAACGCCAAACCAACTTTGCCAAAGCCCGCAGTTTGGCCATTCGCGCCGCCATGCGCGCATTGGCAGAGCAAGGCTTCACCTTGCCTGAGCCGATTTACCGTTTGCGCTTCGATTCCGAGGTCAATACGGCGCTGTTTGCCGCGCTGGATGCCACGCATGTCGGCATCGCACCGGCTGCAAGCCGCACAGTCAAAGAACAGCGCCCGGCAAGCCAAGTGGAGCGCGCTGATGACGTGCTGGATGTCACCCCGGACAAACACCTGGAGCAGAAAGTGGACGCGGAAATCCAATCGGAGCGGGGCAACGACTTGCTCGATAAGGATGTGCCACAGGAATAG
- a CDS encoding dicarboxylate/amino acid:cation symporter has protein sequence MSQSTTSSLSFLRRMPLWQQILIGLGLGVLTGVLLKTDALVLAPIGTLFLNAIKMLIVPLVFVSLVAGITAMSDSAKLGRISVKTIAIYLVTTAFAVSIGLLFGALFTPGEGMNMLASGTQEVKQAPSLVQILVGLVPTNPVSAFAEGNILQIIVFAIALGVSMNLIGEKAAPAVKLFDSLAEVFYKLTDLIMRCAPVGVFALIAGVVGSHGIEVLLPLAEVIGVIYLASITHMLLIYGGLLALLARLSPLRFFKGIAPALAVAFSTSSSAGTLPISIECARKNLGVSQGVAGFVLPVGATINMDGTAIYQGVLALFIAQAFGVDLNGGQYLMIILTATLASVGTAGVPGAGLIMLGLVLTSVGLPLEGVALIAGIDRILDMARTTVNVAGDLMTTTLVGRSENELDQRIYNSDNPQ, from the coding sequence ATGAGTCAGAGCACCACTTCTTCCCTAAGCTTCCTGCGCCGCATGCCGCTGTGGCAGCAAATTCTCATCGGCCTCGGCCTCGGCGTACTCACCGGCGTGCTGTTGAAAACCGACGCATTGGTGCTCGCGCCCATTGGTACGCTGTTCCTCAATGCGATCAAAATGCTCATTGTGCCGCTGGTGTTCGTTTCGCTAGTGGCCGGCATTACCGCCATGAGCGACAGCGCCAAGCTCGGCCGTATCAGCGTCAAGACCATCGCCATCTATCTGGTCACCACGGCGTTTGCGGTGAGCATCGGCCTGCTCTTCGGCGCGCTGTTCACGCCCGGCGAAGGCATGAATATGCTGGCCAGCGGCACTCAGGAAGTGAAGCAGGCGCCCTCGCTGGTACAGATTCTGGTTGGCCTGGTGCCGACCAATCCGGTCAGCGCTTTTGCCGAAGGCAATATCCTGCAGATTATTGTGTTCGCCATCGCCCTGGGCGTGAGCATGAACCTGATTGGCGAGAAAGCCGCGCCAGCGGTCAAGCTGTTCGACAGCCTGGCAGAGGTGTTTTACAAGCTCACGGACTTGATCATGCGCTGCGCCCCGGTCGGCGTATTCGCCCTGATCGCCGGCGTGGTGGGTTCCCACGGCATCGAAGTGCTGCTGCCGCTGGCCGAGGTGATCGGGGTGATCTACCTGGCCAGCATCACCCATATGCTGCTGATCTATGGCGGCTTGCTGGCCCTGCTGGCGCGGCTCAGCCCGCTGCGTTTCTTCAAGGGGATTGCGCCGGCACTGGCCGTGGCGTTCAGCACCTCAAGCAGCGCCGGCACGTTGCCGATTTCGATTGAGTGCGCGCGGAAAAACCTCGGTGTATCGCAAGGTGTAGCCGGCTTCGTGCTGCCGGTGGGCGCCACCATCAATATGGATGGCACCGCCATTTACCAGGGCGTCTTGGCGCTGTTTATCGCTCAGGCGTTCGGGGTCGACCTGAACGGCGGCCAGTACCTGATGATTATCCTCACCGCCACCCTGGCCTCGGTGGGCACCGCAGGCGTACCGGGTGCCGGCTTGATCATGCTCGGCCTGGTCCTGACCTCGGTCGGCCTGCCGCTGGAAGGCGTGGCGCTGATCGCCGGTATTGATCGCATCCTCGACATGGCCCGCACCACGGTCAACGTGGCCGGCGACCTGATGACCACCACCCTGGTTGGGCGCAGCGAGAACGAACTGGATCAACGCATCTACAACAGCGACAACCCGCAGTAA